A genomic window from Salvia miltiorrhiza cultivar Shanhuang (shh) chromosome 5, IMPLAD_Smil_shh, whole genome shotgun sequence includes:
- the LOC130985004 gene encoding increased DNA methylation 3-like isoform X2 yields MENMSYVLLTDDQHFLLYLIMGAYFAPDLKEGSPLKSALQRRAEGLGEYLANDLASSRINTTVMENVYYYVLRKAEPSVVVKQSMLLDYIHGSVPITLEGSVMHLQFDDLFPPMLHHRSECMDQHSTIDSIVLISNPQMSYLKPCDLERFKRLTGLEDLHLDCKTLVPHISVDDSALRNTMQQDNVQPLDYIPGAETYPDELSQITASSGKEIDQGMLFLPSCPTKEEWSNLVSSINGGFALTGSAARGHLGPVLGLIDIGEATDSYLFRVSLPGVKRDANEFSCEVGSDGAVIIKGVTVTGERVVEKYAQVFEMRSQNLCPPGPFCISFRLPGPVDPQQFHGTFATDGILEGIALKARRYAG; encoded by the exons ATGGAAAATATGTCGTATGTATTGTTGACAGATGATCAGCACTTTCTTCTATACCTGATCATGGGAGCCTATTTCGCCCCTGATCTCAAGGAAGGAAGCCCCCTGAAGTCTGCTTTACAAAGACGTGCTGAAGGCCTCGGAGAATACCTTGCAAATGACTTAGCAAGCTCGCGGATAAACACAACTGTAATGGAGAATGTCTATTATTATGTGCTGCGAAAGGCAGAACCATCCGTTGTTGTTAAGCAGTCTATGCTGCTTGATTATATTCACGGAAGTGTTCCAATTACACTGGAAGGTTCCGTGATGCACCTTCAGTTTGATGATCTCTTTCCTCCCATGCTACACCACCGATCTGAATGTATGGATCAACACAGCACTATTGATAGCATTGTCTTGATAAGCAACCCCCAAATGAGTTACCTGAAGCCATGTGATCTTGAAAGGTTTAAGAGGCTCACGGGTTTGGAAGATCTTCATCTGGATTGCAAGACTTTAGTGCCACACATAAGTGTGGATGACAGTGCTTTACGTAATACAATGCAGCAAGACAATGTTCAACCTCTAGATTACATTCCCGGCGCTGAGACATATCCTGACG AGTTATCGCAAATTACTGCTAGTTCCGGGAAAGAAATCGATCAGGGGATGTTATTCCTTCCCTCTTGCCCTACTAAGGAAGAGTGGAGCAACCTCGTTTCTTCAATTAATGGTGGTTTTGCTCTGACTGGAAGTGCTGCAAGAGGTCATCTCGGACCAGTTCTAGGATTGATCGATATTGGGGAAGCCACGGATTCCTATCTATTCCGTGTCTCTCTTCCCGGGGTAAAAAGGGATGCAA ATGAATTTAGCTGTGAAGTTGGGAGTGACGGTGCAGTGATTATCAAAGGAGTGACAGTGACAGGTGAAAGAGTAGTGGAGAAATACGCCCAAGTATTCGAGATGCGAAGTCAGAATCTTTGCCCACCCGGCCCCTTCTGCATCTCTTTCAGGCTGCCTGGTCCAGTCGACCCTCAGCAATTCCATGGAACTTTTGCCACGGATGGGATTCTCGAGGGAATAGCACTCAAAGCAAGGAGATACGCAGGTTAA
- the LOC130985004 gene encoding uncharacterized protein LOC130985004 isoform X1 codes for MENMSYVLLTDDQHFLLYLIMGAYFAPDLKEGSPLKSALQRRAEGLGEYLANDLASSRINTTVMENVYYYVLRKAEPSVVVKQSMLLDYIHGSVPITLEGSVMHLQFDDLFPPMLHHRSECMDQHSTIDSIVLISNPQMSYLKPCDLERFKRLTGLEDLHLDCKTLVPHISVDDSALRNTMQQDNVQPLDYIPGAETYPDGNKPSDSTMHFSYSSCDVILTLVSRGSTELSQITASSGKEIDQGMLFLPSCPTKEEWSNLVSSINGGFALTGSAARGHLGPVLGLIDIGEATDSYLFRVSLPGVKRDANEFSCEVGSDGAVIIKGVTVTGERVVEKYAQVFEMRSQNLCPPGPFCISFRLPGPVDPQQFHGTFATDGILEGIALKARRYAG; via the exons ATGGAAAATATGTCGTATGTATTGTTGACAGATGATCAGCACTTTCTTCTATACCTGATCATGGGAGCCTATTTCGCCCCTGATCTCAAGGAAGGAAGCCCCCTGAAGTCTGCTTTACAAAGACGTGCTGAAGGCCTCGGAGAATACCTTGCAAATGACTTAGCAAGCTCGCGGATAAACACAACTGTAATGGAGAATGTCTATTATTATGTGCTGCGAAAGGCAGAACCATCCGTTGTTGTTAAGCAGTCTATGCTGCTTGATTATATTCACGGAAGTGTTCCAATTACACTGGAAGGTTCCGTGATGCACCTTCAGTTTGATGATCTCTTTCCTCCCATGCTACACCACCGATCTGAATGTATGGATCAACACAGCACTATTGATAGCATTGTCTTGATAAGCAACCCCCAAATGAGTTACCTGAAGCCATGTGATCTTGAAAGGTTTAAGAGGCTCACGGGTTTGGAAGATCTTCATCTGGATTGCAAGACTTTAGTGCCACACATAAGTGTGGATGACAGTGCTTTACGTAATACAATGCAGCAAGACAATGTTCAACCTCTAGATTACATTCCCGGCGCTGAGACATATCCTGACGGTAATAAACCATCCGATTCTACAATGCATTTTAGCTATTCTTCATGTGATGTTATACTCACCCTTGTGTCACGTGGTTCCACAGAGTTATCGCAAATTACTGCTAGTTCCGGGAAAGAAATCGATCAGGGGATGTTATTCCTTCCCTCTTGCCCTACTAAGGAAGAGTGGAGCAACCTCGTTTCTTCAATTAATGGTGGTTTTGCTCTGACTGGAAGTGCTGCAAGAGGTCATCTCGGACCAGTTCTAGGATTGATCGATATTGGGGAAGCCACGGATTCCTATCTATTCCGTGTCTCTCTTCCCGGGGTAAAAAGGGATGCAA ATGAATTTAGCTGTGAAGTTGGGAGTGACGGTGCAGTGATTATCAAAGGAGTGACAGTGACAGGTGAAAGAGTAGTGGAGAAATACGCCCAAGTATTCGAGATGCGAAGTCAGAATCTTTGCCCACCCGGCCCCTTCTGCATCTCTTTCAGGCTGCCTGGTCCAGTCGACCCTCAGCAATTCCATGGAACTTTTGCCACGGATGGGATTCTCGAGGGAATAGCACTCAAAGCAAGGAGATACGCAGGTTAA